GATTATCTTGCTCCACCTTTTCAATAAATGATTTTTGAGCTGTTTTATTTGTACTGCTCTCTTTTTGAGAATCCATACTGAGCCTCTTTCTTTTTAATGTCATTACCGTGCAGTCATGCCCCCGTCAATGATCATCGATTCACCGGTTACAAAGGACGATGAATCTGAACAGAGCCAGATAACCGCTTCGGCGACTTCTTCGGGCTTTCCCATTCGACCAACAGGTTCATTTGATACAAAGCTCGCAGCAGCTTCGGGATCATCGCCCACGAACCGTTTCACCATATCTGTTTCAATTATGCCCGGACATACGGCATTAACCCTGATGCCTGATTTGGCGTATTCGAGGGCGGCGGTCTTGGTAAGCCCGATAACTCCGTGCTTTGATGCAGAATATGCGCAAATACCTTCAAAACCAATAACCCCTGCTACTGAAGACATGTTCACGATCGAGCCGCCATTCTGTTTAAGCATCTGCTCGATCTCATATTTCATACAGAGCCATGTCCCTTTGAGGTTGACACCCGTCACCTTGTCCCAGTTTTGTTCTGAGGTAAGCGCAGTGGTGG
This region of Chitinivibrionales bacterium genomic DNA includes:
- a CDS encoding SDR family oxidoreductase, with the protein product MDLMLKNKVVLITGGAAGIGKATAFACAREGATVVIADILYEEGKKVTHKIEEMGKKSIFATTDVSQDGDVKQLIRQIVEMYGKLDCAVNNAGTEGEQATTALTSEQNWDKVTGVNLKGTWLCMKYEIEQMLKQNGGSIVNMSSVAGVIGFEGICAYSASKHGVIGLTKTAALEYAKSGIRVNAVCPGIIETDMVKRFVGDDPEAAASFVSNEPVGRMGKPEEVAEAVIWLCSDSSSFVTGESMIIDGGMTAR